A window of Pullulanibacillus sp. KACC 23026 genomic DNA:
AAACGCGGGGACGAAAAAAACGCGGGGACGGTTCTCCTGTTTCAGAAACGAGAGAACCGTCCCCGCGTTTCAGTCCTCGCTTCACATATCTATTATAATTCCTCTTTACAAAACAGGGGGAGGAAAGTAACATAGTAGTGTGATTGAAAGCAACGCTTAATTTCTTTTTTTGAAAACGGGGAAACCATTATTTTTGTGATATGAAACGAACATCACTTGGGGTGAATCCTTCGATGCTTAGAAGGTAGGGATACTCTTAATAGTCCCGAATCCGACAGCTACCCTCGTAAGCGTGTATTAAGAGAAACCCATGTGATCTGACAGTTGACCACAGAGTCTTTCTCTGTGGTTTTTTGGCGTGGTTTCAACGGCTCAAAACGGTGGTAAATACCATTACCTTTTTTAAAATAAGCTGGCTTTCAAATGAATGAATAAGGATCTTGTAAAGCTATTTTTTTACCAAGGAGACGACTATGGATAAGCGCACACAATATGCAGTATTTGGTCTTGGACGTTTTGGCGGGAGTTTAGTATCTGAACTGCACAGCTATGGTGTTGAAGTACTGGCAGTGGATGTAGACCCAGATCGTGTCGAAGAGTACCTGTCGATTGCCACTCATGCTGTACAAGGAAATACAACCGAGGAGAATGTCTTAAAATCGATTGGAATTCGAAATTTCGATTACGTCATCGTATCATTCGGTGATAACCTGCAACAAAGCATTTTAACAACTCTTCTGTTAAAAGAAATGGGTGTCAAAAATGTTTGGGTTAAAGCCCAAAACGATTATCATCATCGCGTTCTTGAGAAAATCGGAGCGGACCGCATTATCCATCCTGAACGTGACATGGCGAGGCGGATTGCCCATCACATTACTTCGGATAAGATATTAGATTTTATCGAGCTATCTGATGAGTTTAGCATTGTTGAGGTGATTGCGAGTAAAAAGGTAGCCAACCAATCTCTAGTAGAACTCGATACGCGCGCCCAATTTGGCTGTACGATTGTAGCGATTAAGACAAAGGACCAAATTAAAGTTTCGCCTTCTGCTAATGAGCGGATTCAAGCGGATGATGTTCTGGTTGTCATTGGACATAATAGAGACATTGAACGTTTCGAAAAAGAGGGTGTCTAATTTATGCTTAATCGATTGAAGGTTATGAATCTCAGCCCGCCGCAAATTATTACTTCTGTCTATTTTTTAATTATTCTGATTGGCGCTCTTCTTTTAATGCTGCCCTTTTCAACCACACATGGGATCAGCTTCTTAAACGCCCTTTTCACTTCGACATCAGCCATGACCGTTACAGGGCTTGCAGTGGTTGATACGGGAGAAGCTTTCACTTATTTTGGACAGATCGTCATCCTGCTCTTAATTCAAACAGGCGGTCTTGGAATCATGGTTTTTGCTGTCTTTATCTTTATCCTTCTCGGGCGAAAGATTGGGCTTAAACAGCGGATTCTTATGCAGCAATCCATTAACCAAACAGAACTTGGCGGCATCATCTATCTTGCCCGCCGTTTACTCACCTATTCTCTAATCATCGAATCAATCGGCGCCTTCTTCTTAGCCTTAAGATGGGGTCCGACAATGGGATGGGGAAACGGGATCTATAACGCTATCTTTCATTCCATATCTGCCTTTAATAACGCCGGTTTTTCCACTTGGTCAGATAACTTAACTAAATTTGTTGGGGACCCGACGGTTAATATTGTGATCTCATTATTATACATTATTGGAGGGTTAGGCTTTACGGTTCTAATTGATTTATGGA
This region includes:
- a CDS encoding TrkA family potassium uptake protein; translated protein: MDKRTQYAVFGLGRFGGSLVSELHSYGVEVLAVDVDPDRVEEYLSIATHAVQGNTTEENVLKSIGIRNFDYVIVSFGDNLQQSILTTLLLKEMGVKNVWVKAQNDYHHRVLEKIGADRIIHPERDMARRIAHHITSDKILDFIELSDEFSIVEVIASKKVANQSLVELDTRAQFGCTIVAIKTKDQIKVSPSANERIQADDVLVVIGHNRDIERFEKEGV